From Sebaldella sp. S0638, the proteins below share one genomic window:
- a CDS encoding Txe/YoeB family addiction module toxin, translated as MSKLFFTEDAWDEYINWQTQDKKTLKRINLLLKDIKRDPKNGIGKPEKLKEDLTDYWSRRIDEKNRLVYRFDDEVIEIIQCKTHYGDK; from the coding sequence AGTAAACTATTTTTTACAGAAGATGCTTGGGATGAATACATTAATTGGCAAACTCAAGATAAAAAAACTTTAAAGCGTATAAATTTGCTTTTGAAAGATATTAAAAGAGACCCAAAAAATGGGATTGGCAAACCTGAAAAGCTGAAAGAAGACTTAACAGATTATTGGAGTAGAAGAATAGATGAAAAAAATAGACTTGTTTATCGATTTGATGATGAAGTAATTGAAATTATTCAATGTAAAACTCATTATGGTGATAAGTAA